Within Bactrocera oleae isolate idBacOlea1 chromosome 6, idBacOlea1, whole genome shotgun sequence, the genomic segment CAATTTTAACTAACTTTTTAGTTGGTATTCATATTTATAGATaggtattgtatttatttatagaacatttgcatatttttggttaatataAGCTTTGGTGTGATAATTATGAGTACGAATTGAGGCAGCCAGAGTTTGAACAAGTTGCTTATCCCTTTTGCTTGAACATGTGTATGAGTCAAGGTCGCGTCCACTGTTgacgaaacaaaaacaaagccaaatatataaaatgtatggaAAACAACTTCGTTTAACGGCTGTCTAACTAGTTAGCCGATTGCAATATCTTACCTAGCGTTGTTTGTTCTTAGCACGCGTTCGGCCCAAGTTTGTGCGCGCGGTATTTCCCTTGAAACGCCAACCTGCTTCTTATCCAAGTAATCAATTACGTCATCATAGTAGTTTGTTCTGTAgttatacatgtatttatactGCAAGAATTGTGGCCTGGAAAATAAATGATCAATAAACGTTTGTTGGTGAGATCTAACTATTAAGCACCAAAATGAAATTCATTAAAACCAATGTTGATCCTTTCTCAACTTACCTCACCCAGTGGCGATATAATTGCACGGGCTTTCGGTAGCCATCGTCTTCtggtggcggtggtggtggtgccGATTCTTCTTCGGCGGCAGCTGCTTCAGGTTCTTCTCCAGCGGGGGTGCTCTGCCCACCACCCGTGGCAGGGGTAGCACCTGCATCTGCGGCAGTGGGAGTGGCAGCTGCAGCTGCAGGAGTAGGGGCAGCGGCAGCGACTGGCTCACTATCACCCTCATCGAAACCCCATGGATCCTCCTCATCAGCCATTATACGAGTTTACTTGGAAGATATGTAAGAAAAAAAGGAAGCAactacttgaattattttaaagttcACTAGTTAAAAGGTTGGTACTAGGTAAAAGTGAAATTGGTTAGGTtttcgaattttaattttaatatctcAGCTGCCTCAAATctaaaaagagaaataaagTATCTAGATACAATCCTATATGCAAAACTAAAgttaaatcgaaaattttagGTACGGCATGAGTAATGAGTGAATGAAGTTAGAGTAAAGAATAAATGAAATGTAGCATATGAAAGTAACAATATCTTGTCAATTACTTGGAGACAAATGATTcgatcactatcaaattttttcagcatgttctgtatataattCTTCTTCTGAACACAGAGTATTTTCAGAAATAATAGAGAAGATTATGTAGAATAAAATTATGTAAGCAAATATGCAATATGTTATGACGAACATTAAATCACTGGTTACCAGTATAAAAAGAGTATAGAGATGCCTCCTTGAAGTGATATAAAA encodes:
- the fln gene encoding flightin, whose protein sequence is MADEEDPWGFDEGDSEPVAAAAPTPAAAAATPTAADAGATPATGGGQSTPAGEEPEAAAAEEESAPPPPPPEDDGYRKPVQLYRHWVRPQFLQYKYMYNYRTNYYDDVIDYLDKKQVGVSREIPRAQTWAERVLRTNNASGRDLDSYTCSSKRDKQLVQTLAASIRTHNYHTKAYINQKYANVL